From a single Streptomyces misionensis genomic region:
- a CDS encoding DUF742 domain-containing protein, with product MAAAGDGPWLDDEAGRLVRPFTVSDGRTEPSVALDLMSQVMATGVTPLGYLGPEYARALDLCRAPVSVAEAAAHLGLPAVVTKVLLADLIDHGVLTTKPPAFHHTPTDRSLLEAVLDGLRRQL from the coding sequence GTGGCCGCGGCCGGCGACGGGCCCTGGCTGGACGACGAGGCCGGCCGGCTGGTGCGCCCCTTCACGGTCAGCGACGGCCGCACCGAGCCCAGCGTCGCACTCGACCTGATGTCGCAGGTGATGGCCACCGGGGTCACCCCGCTCGGCTACCTCGGCCCCGAGTACGCCCGGGCGCTCGACCTGTGCCGGGCGCCCGTCTCCGTCGCCGAGGCCGCCGCGCACCTGGGACTGCCCGCCGTGGTCACCAAGGTCCTGCTGGCCGACCTGATCGACCACGGGGTGCTGACCACCAAGCCGCCCGCGTTCCACCACACTCCCACCGACCGGTCCCTGCTGGAGGCAGTGCTCGATGGACTACGACGACAGCTCTGA
- the tdh gene encoding L-threonine 3-dehydrogenase, producing the protein MKALVKEKAEPGLWLTDVPEPQIGPGDVLIKVLRTGICGTDLHIRAWDGWAQQAIKTPLVVGHEFVGEVVETGRDVTDVQVGDRVSGEGHLVCGKCRNCLAGRRHLCRATVGLGVGRDGAFAEYVALPATNVWVHRVPVDLDVAAIFDPFGNAVHTALSFPLVGEDVLITGAGPIGLMAAAVARHAGARNVVVTDVSEERLELARKIGASLALNVSTATIADGQRELGLREGFDIGLEMSGRPEAMRDMIANMTHGGRIAMLGLPAQEFPVDWARIVTSMITIKGIYGREMFETWYAMSVLLEGGLDLTPVITGRYGHRDFEAAFADAASGKGGKVILDWTA; encoded by the coding sequence GTGAAGGCGCTGGTCAAGGAGAAGGCGGAGCCCGGGCTCTGGCTGACGGACGTCCCGGAGCCCCAGATCGGGCCCGGGGACGTGCTGATCAAGGTCCTGCGGACCGGCATCTGCGGCACCGACCTGCACATCAGGGCCTGGGACGGCTGGGCGCAGCAGGCGATCAAGACCCCGCTGGTGGTCGGGCACGAGTTCGTCGGCGAGGTCGTGGAGACCGGCCGGGACGTCACCGACGTCCAGGTCGGCGACCGGGTCAGCGGCGAGGGCCACCTGGTGTGCGGCAAGTGCCGCAACTGCCTGGCCGGGCGCCGTCATCTATGCCGGGCCACCGTCGGCCTCGGCGTCGGCCGGGACGGCGCGTTCGCCGAGTACGTCGCGCTGCCCGCGACCAACGTCTGGGTGCACCGCGTCCCGGTCGACCTGGACGTCGCCGCGATCTTCGACCCGTTCGGCAACGCCGTGCACACCGCGCTGTCCTTCCCGCTGGTCGGCGAGGACGTCCTGATCACCGGCGCCGGCCCGATCGGCCTGATGGCCGCCGCCGTCGCCCGGCACGCGGGCGCCCGCAACGTCGTCGTCACCGACGTCAGCGAGGAGCGCCTGGAACTGGCCCGCAAGATCGGCGCGTCCCTCGCCCTGAACGTCTCCACGGCCACGATCGCCGACGGGCAGCGGGAGCTGGGGCTGCGCGAGGGCTTCGACATCGGCCTGGAGATGTCCGGCCGTCCCGAGGCCATGCGCGACATGATCGCCAACATGACGCACGGCGGCCGGATCGCCATGCTCGGCCTGCCCGCGCAGGAGTTCCCGGTCGACTGGGCCCGGATCGTCACCTCCATGATCACCATCAAGGGCATCTACGGCCGGGAGATGTTCGAGACCTGGTACGCGATGTCGGTGCTGCTGGAGGGCGGCCTCGACCTCACCCCCGTGATCACCGGACGCTACGGCCACCGCGACTTCGAGGCGGCCTTCGCGGACGCCGCGAGCGGCAAGGGCGGCAAGGTCATCCTGGACTGGACCGCGTAA
- a CDS encoding MBL fold metallo-hydrolase — protein MTGQRFSAPGLRVPRPAAFGADPGGERLARIRRSPHFKDGVFQNPGGTARTRPSGSALDFAKVFFDKETRPLRAPRGTVPVYPTTFADLAKPPAGGLRLTWMGHSSVLAEIDGHRVLFDPVWGERCSPFPFAGPKRLHPVPLPLAALGEVDVVVISHDHYDHLDLPTIKALAGTDTLFAVPLGVGAHLEHWGVSPDRLRELDWHESTRVGGLTLTATPARHFCGRALRNTQHTLWASWVVAGEEHRVYHSGDTGYFEGFEDIGAAHGPFDATMIQIGAYSEFWADIHMRPDEGVRAHLDLQGGAPHGVLLPIHWGTFNLAPHPWAEPGEWTKEAAEEVGQAVALPRPGEPFEPDGKLPAEAWWRGVSGELRRTWGSVGALVAEPPKRG, from the coding sequence GTGACCGGTCAGCGTTTCTCGGCCCCAGGGCTCCGTGTGCCGCGCCCGGCGGCCTTCGGCGCGGACCCGGGCGGCGAGCGCCTGGCCCGTATCCGCCGCTCGCCGCACTTCAAGGACGGCGTCTTCCAGAACCCCGGCGGCACCGCCCGCACCCGGCCCTCCGGCTCCGCGCTGGACTTCGCGAAGGTCTTCTTCGACAAGGAGACCCGGCCGCTGCGCGCCCCCAGAGGCACCGTCCCGGTGTACCCCACGACCTTCGCCGACCTGGCCAAGCCGCCCGCCGGCGGGCTGCGCCTGACCTGGATGGGCCACTCCAGCGTGCTGGCCGAGATCGACGGGCACCGGGTGCTGTTCGACCCGGTGTGGGGCGAGCGCTGCTCCCCGTTCCCCTTCGCCGGGCCCAAGCGGCTGCACCCCGTGCCGCTGCCACTGGCCGCGCTCGGCGAGGTCGACGTGGTGGTGATCTCCCACGACCACTACGACCACCTCGACCTGCCCACCATCAAGGCGCTGGCCGGCACCGACACCCTCTTCGCCGTGCCGCTCGGCGTCGGCGCCCACCTCGAACACTGGGGCGTCTCCCCGGACCGGCTGCGCGAGCTGGACTGGCACGAGTCCACCCGGGTCGGCGGGCTCACCCTCACCGCCACCCCGGCCCGCCACTTCTGCGGCCGCGCCCTGCGCAACACCCAGCACACCCTGTGGGCGTCCTGGGTCGTCGCGGGCGAGGAGCACCGCGTCTACCACAGCGGCGACACCGGCTACTTCGAGGGGTTCGAGGACATCGGCGCCGCCCACGGCCCGTTCGACGCCACGATGATCCAGATCGGCGCGTACAGCGAGTTCTGGGCCGACATCCACATGCGCCCGGACGAGGGCGTGCGCGCCCACCTGGACCTCCAGGGCGGCGCCCCGCACGGCGTCCTCCTGCCGATCCACTGGGGCACCTTCAACCTCGCCCCGCACCCGTGGGCGGAGCCGGGGGAGTGGACCAAGGAGGCGGCCGAGGAGGTCGGCCAGGCGGTGGCCCTGCCCCGGCCGGGGGAGCCCTTCGAGCCCGACGGCAAGCTGCCGGCCGAGGCCTGGTGGCGGGGCGTGTCCGGGGAGCTCCGCCGGACCTGGGGGTCGGTCGGCGCGCTCGTCGCCGAGCCGCCCAAGCGCGGCTGA
- a CDS encoding SGNH/GDSL hydrolase family protein — protein sequence MIGSYVAVGDSFTEGVGDPGPDGSFVGWADRFAVLLADRRAEGDFKYTNLAVRGKLLDQIVADQVPQAVELAPDLVSFCAGGNDIIRPGTDPDEVAERFERAVAQLAAAAGTVMVTTGFDTRGVPLLKHLRGKIATYNGHVRAIADRYGCPVLDLWSLRSVQDRRAWDSDRLHLSPEGHTRVALRAGQVLGLEIPADPEQPWPPLPPRGTLEVRRDDVHWAREHLVPWIGRRLRGESSGDHVTAKGTLSPADIRMRIAAVA from the coding sequence GTGATCGGGTCGTACGTGGCGGTGGGGGACAGCTTCACCGAGGGCGTCGGCGACCCCGGCCCCGACGGGTCGTTCGTGGGCTGGGCCGACCGCTTCGCGGTCCTGCTCGCCGACCGGCGCGCCGAGGGCGACTTCAAGTACACCAATCTCGCCGTGCGCGGGAAGCTGCTGGACCAGATCGTCGCCGACCAGGTCCCGCAGGCCGTGGAACTCGCCCCGGACCTGGTCTCCTTCTGCGCGGGCGGCAACGACATCATCCGGCCCGGCACCGACCCGGACGAGGTCGCCGAGCGCTTCGAGCGGGCCGTGGCCCAGCTGGCCGCCGCCGCGGGCACGGTCATGGTGACGACCGGCTTCGACACCCGGGGCGTCCCCCTGCTCAAGCACCTGCGCGGCAAGATCGCCACGTACAACGGGCACGTCCGGGCCATCGCCGACCGGTACGGCTGCCCCGTGCTCGACCTGTGGTCGCTGCGGTCCGTGCAGGACCGCCGGGCCTGGGACAGCGACCGGCTGCACCTGTCGCCCGAGGGGCACACCCGGGTCGCGCTGCGCGCCGGCCAGGTGCTCGGCCTGGAGATCCCGGCCGACCCGGAGCAGCCGTGGCCGCCGCTGCCGCCCCGGGGCACCCTGGAGGTCCGCCGCGACGACGTCCACTGGGCCCGCGAGCACCTCGTCCCGTGGATCGGCCGCCGTCTGCGCGGCGAGTCCTCCGGCGACCATGTGACGGCGAAGGGCACCCTGTCCCCGGCCGACATCAGGATGCGCATCGCCGCCGTGGCGTGA
- a CDS encoding sensor histidine kinase has product MSHLRAPAARADRREGGRHGRPVARPAPALPETHIRPQLMRLAVLPPLAVALGATAAVLFTVRTTGARTGPVLWAVLGGAVTVAVAGVLVAAVAADRAARSVAGRLGTLRRTAARGEADLRELVDALRQGRTPPPPAPHRGPPADADGFELLAADLARAHAAAVTAVMSAAQLSSHAGNEQKLEVFVNLARRLQSLVHREISLLDELEREIEDPELLKGLFHVDHLATRIRRHAENLAVLGGAVSRRQWSNPVDMTEVLRSAIAEVEQYSRVKLVPPIDGELRGHAVADVIHLLAELIENATVFSAPQTQVLLRAGRVTSGLAVEVEDRGLGMPVGAQNRMNALLADPDQVNVASLLADGRIGLYVVSQLARRHGIGVRLQGNIYGGVQAVLVVPEALLGAPPAENPAAAAVPAPPVAPAAAVPPRPVRATPAPAVEAEAHEHGDPPPLPVRGAHRERPTPADAVSGIADRHRAVVEEHAGVPPTPRADNVRGTMPKPRLPRRRAQEHLVPQLRGGPAPRQDGAGDVGHDPGLMAAFQRGIGLAEAAQRRPDTERSHPGHAQPTPLRPTEPARVPGGHTEPRHAYRAGPISDRGTGPAQGDEPAG; this is encoded by the coding sequence ATGTCTCACCTCCGCGCACCGGCCGCCCGCGCCGACCGCCGGGAGGGCGGCCGGCACGGGCGGCCGGTCGCCCGACCCGCTCCCGCACTGCCCGAGACGCACATACGGCCGCAGCTCATGCGGCTCGCCGTGCTGCCGCCGCTCGCGGTCGCCCTCGGCGCCACCGCCGCCGTCCTGTTCACCGTCCGCACCACCGGCGCACGCACCGGGCCCGTCCTGTGGGCCGTGCTCGGCGGCGCGGTCACCGTGGCCGTCGCCGGCGTCCTGGTGGCCGCCGTGGCCGCCGACCGCGCCGCCCGCTCCGTCGCCGGCCGTCTCGGCACACTGCGCCGCACCGCCGCCCGCGGCGAGGCCGACCTGCGCGAACTCGTCGACGCCCTGCGCCAGGGCCGGACCCCGCCGCCGCCCGCACCGCACCGCGGACCGCCCGCGGACGCCGACGGCTTCGAACTGCTCGCCGCCGACCTGGCCCGCGCGCACGCCGCCGCCGTCACCGCCGTGATGAGCGCCGCCCAACTGTCCAGCCACGCGGGCAACGAGCAGAAGCTGGAAGTCTTCGTCAACCTCGCGCGCCGCCTCCAGTCCCTGGTGCACCGGGAGATCTCCCTCCTGGACGAGCTGGAACGCGAGATCGAGGACCCCGAGCTGCTCAAGGGCCTCTTCCACGTGGACCACCTGGCCACCCGGATCCGGCGGCACGCCGAGAACCTCGCCGTGCTCGGCGGTGCCGTCTCCCGGCGCCAGTGGAGCAACCCGGTGGACATGACCGAGGTGCTGCGCTCCGCCATCGCCGAGGTCGAGCAGTACTCCCGGGTCAAGCTGGTGCCCCCGATCGACGGCGAACTGCGCGGCCACGCCGTCGCCGACGTCATCCACCTGCTCGCCGAACTCATCGAGAACGCCACGGTGTTCTCCGCCCCGCAGACCCAGGTGCTGCTGCGCGCGGGCCGCGTCACCTCCGGGCTCGCCGTCGAGGTCGAGGACCGCGGACTCGGCATGCCCGTCGGCGCGCAGAACCGGATGAACGCGCTGCTCGCCGACCCCGACCAGGTCAACGTCGCCAGCCTGCTGGCCGACGGCCGCATCGGCCTCTACGTCGTCTCCCAGCTCGCCCGCCGGCACGGCATCGGCGTACGGCTCCAGGGCAACATCTACGGCGGGGTCCAGGCCGTACTCGTCGTACCCGAGGCGCTGCTCGGCGCCCCGCCGGCCGAGAACCCGGCGGCGGCCGCCGTCCCCGCGCCGCCCGTGGCACCGGCCGCCGCCGTCCCCCCGCGGCCCGTGCGGGCCACCCCGGCCCCGGCCGTCGAGGCGGAGGCGCACGAGCACGGCGACCCGCCCCCGCTGCCCGTGCGCGGCGCCCACCGGGAGCGGCCCACCCCCGCCGACGCCGTGTCCGGGATCGCGGACCGGCACCGCGCGGTGGTCGAGGAACACGCGGGCGTCCCGCCCACCCCGCGCGCCGACAACGTGCGCGGCACCATGCCCAAGCCCCGGCTCCCGCGCCGCCGCGCCCAGGAACACCTCGTACCCCAGCTGCGCGGCGGGCCCGCACCCCGCCAGGACGGCGCGGGGGACGTGGGCCACGACCCCGGCCTGATGGCCGCCTTCCAGCGCGGCATCGGACTCGCCGAGGCCGCCCAGCGGCGGCCGGACACCGAGCGGTCGCACCCGGGGCACGCCCAGCCGACCCCCCTCCGGCCCACCGAACCCGCGCGCGTCCCCGGCGGCCACACGGAACCGCGACACGCGTACCGGGCAGGGCCGATATCCGACCGTGGCACCGGACCCGCCCAGGGAGACGAGCCGGCGGGCTGA
- a CDS encoding glycine C-acetyltransferase, protein MFDTVRDDLRATLDEIRAAGLHKPERVIGTPQSATVEVTAGGRPGEVLNFCANNYLGLADHPEVIAAAHEALDRWGYGMASVRFICGTQEVHKELEARLSAFLGQEDTILYSSCFDANGGVFETLLGEQDAVISDALNHASIIDGIRLSKARRFRYANRDLADLETKLKEASGARRRLIVTDGVFSMDGYVAPLREICDLADRYDAMVMVDDSHAVGFVGPTGRGTPELHGVMDRVDIITGTLGKALGGASGGYVAARAEIVALLRQRSRPYLFSNTLAPVIAAASLKVLDLLESADDLRVRLAENTALFRSRMTEEGFDVLPGDHAIAPVMIGDAAKAGRMAELLLERGVYVIGFSYPVVPQGQARIRVQLSAAHSTDDVNRAVDAFIAARAELGA, encoded by the coding sequence ATGTTCGACACCGTCCGCGACGACCTGCGCGCCACCCTCGACGAGATCCGCGCCGCCGGCCTGCACAAGCCCGAACGGGTCATCGGCACCCCGCAGTCCGCGACCGTCGAGGTCACCGCCGGCGGCCGCCCCGGCGAGGTCCTCAACTTCTGCGCCAACAACTACCTGGGCCTGGCCGACCACCCCGAGGTGATCGCCGCCGCCCACGAGGCCCTGGACCGCTGGGGCTACGGCATGGCCTCCGTCCGCTTCATCTGCGGCACCCAGGAGGTGCACAAGGAGCTGGAGGCGCGCCTGTCCGCGTTCCTCGGCCAGGAGGACACGATCCTCTACTCCTCCTGCTTCGACGCCAACGGCGGTGTCTTCGAGACCCTCCTCGGCGAGCAGGACGCGGTGATCTCCGACGCCCTCAACCACGCCTCCATCATCGACGGCATCCGCCTGTCCAAGGCCCGCCGCTTCCGCTACGCCAACCGCGACCTCGCCGACCTGGAGACGAAGCTCAAGGAGGCGTCCGGCGCGCGCCGCCGGCTGATCGTCACCGACGGCGTGTTCTCCATGGACGGCTACGTCGCCCCGCTGCGCGAGATCTGCGACCTCGCCGACCGCTACGACGCGATGGTCATGGTCGACGACTCGCACGCCGTCGGCTTCGTCGGCCCCACCGGCCGCGGCACCCCCGAGCTGCACGGCGTGATGGACCGCGTCGACATCATCACCGGCACCCTCGGCAAGGCCCTCGGCGGCGCCTCCGGCGGCTACGTCGCCGCCCGCGCCGAGATCGTCGCCCTGCTGCGCCAGCGCTCGCGCCCCTACCTGTTCTCCAACACCCTCGCCCCGGTGATCGCGGCGGCCTCCCTCAAGGTCCTGGACCTGCTGGAGTCGGCCGACGACCTGCGGGTGCGGCTGGCCGAGAACACCGCGCTGTTCCGCTCCCGGATGACCGAGGAGGGCTTCGACGTCCTCCCCGGCGACCACGCCATCGCGCCCGTGATGATCGGCGACGCGGCGAAGGCGGGCCGCATGGCCGAGCTGCTGCTGGAGCGGGGCGTGTACGTGATCGGGTTCTCCTACCCGGTCGTCCCGCAGGGCCAGGCCCGCATCCGGGTGCAGCTGTCCGCCGCGCACTCCACGGACGACGTCAACCGCGCGGTCGACGCGTTCATCGCGGCGCGCGCCGAGCTGGGGGCCTGA
- a CDS encoding GTP-binding protein, with protein MDYDDSSDPFPTALKILVAGGFGVGKTTFVGAVSDIAPLSTEELLTTVGADTDSLDGIENKTETTVAMDFGRISLDPDHVLYLFGTPGQERFWFMWDELSEGALGAVVLADTRRLQDCFAAVDFFEERGLGFIVALNEFDGSHRYDAEEVRAAIDLPPEVPVVRCDARISSSGVQTLLILVRHLLAHAPEPAPRHGAGHR; from the coding sequence ATGGACTACGACGACAGCTCTGACCCGTTCCCCACCGCGCTCAAGATCCTCGTGGCGGGCGGGTTCGGGGTCGGCAAGACCACCTTCGTGGGCGCGGTCAGCGACATCGCCCCGCTGAGCACCGAGGAGCTGCTCACCACGGTCGGCGCCGACACGGACAGCCTCGACGGCATCGAGAACAAGACGGAGACCACGGTCGCCATGGACTTCGGCCGGATCAGCCTCGATCCGGACCATGTGCTGTACCTGTTCGGCACCCCGGGGCAGGAGCGGTTCTGGTTCATGTGGGACGAACTGTCCGAGGGCGCGCTCGGCGCGGTGGTCCTCGCCGACACCCGCCGCCTCCAGGACTGCTTCGCCGCCGTGGACTTCTTCGAGGAGCGCGGGCTCGGCTTCATCGTCGCCCTCAACGAGTTCGACGGCTCCCACCGCTACGACGCCGAGGAGGTGCGCGCCGCCATCGACCTCCCCCCGGAGGTCCCCGTCGTGCGCTGCGACGCCCGGATCTCCAGCTCCGGGGTGCAGACCCTGCTCATCCTCGTACGCCATCTGCTCGCCCACGCCCCGGAGCCCGCGCCGCGCCACGGCGCCGGGCACCGGTGA
- a CDS encoding roadblock/LC7 domain-containing protein, whose protein sequence is MASDAPTAHASDLDWLLSGLVQRVPHTTSAVLLSCDGLVKSVHGLDPDSADHMAALASGLYSLGRSAGVRFGDGGEVRQVVVELDSTLLFVTTAGSGTCLAVLAGREADAAVLGYEMAMLVKSVRPYLVTAPRQHADDPTAPRH, encoded by the coding sequence ATGGCCAGCGATGCGCCGACCGCCCACGCATCCGACCTCGACTGGCTGCTCAGCGGCCTCGTGCAGCGCGTACCGCACACCACCAGCGCCGTGCTCCTGTCCTGCGACGGGCTGGTGAAGTCCGTACACGGACTCGACCCCGACAGCGCCGACCACATGGCCGCCCTGGCCTCCGGCCTGTACTCCCTCGGCCGCAGCGCGGGCGTCCGGTTCGGCGACGGCGGCGAGGTGCGGCAGGTCGTCGTCGAACTCGACTCGACCCTGCTGTTCGTCACCACCGCGGGCTCCGGCACCTGCCTCGCCGTGCTGGCGGGCCGCGAGGCCGACGCCGCCGTGCTCGGCTACGAGATGGCGATGCTGGTCAAGAGCGTCCGCCCCTATCTGGTCACCGCCCCCCGGCAGCACGCCGACGACCCCACGGCGCCGAGGCATTGA